A window of Amycolatopsis australiensis contains these coding sequences:
- a CDS encoding glycosyltransferase family 4 protein, which yields MLKTLLVTNDFPPRPGGIQNYLNSLATRLPADDLVVYAPSWESRTGSHKQFDAEAPFEVVRHPTSLMLPTPDVLRRAKQIMRARDCEAVWFGAAAPLALLGHPLRRAGARRVVASTHGHEVGWSMLPGSRQALRRIGDTVDVVTYVSRYTRGRFAAAFGPMAGLELLPSGVDTELYKPDPAGRAEIRARHGLAGRPTVVCVSRLVPRKGQDQLIRALPKIRERVPDAALLIVGGGPYRATLTKLVVELGLERDVVLTGSVPWAELPAHYAAGDVFAMPARTRGKGLDVEGLGIVYLEASATGLPVVAGNSGGAPEAVLDEVTGHVVEGRDVDQLGDTVASLLADPVRARRMGEAGRAWVTANWRWDVMAGRLSGLLDGDPVAVVR from the coding sequence GTGCTCAAGACCCTGCTCGTGACCAACGACTTCCCGCCGCGGCCCGGCGGGATCCAGAACTACCTGAACTCCCTCGCCACCCGGCTGCCGGCCGACGACCTGGTCGTCTACGCGCCGTCGTGGGAGTCGCGGACCGGGTCGCACAAGCAGTTCGACGCCGAGGCGCCGTTCGAGGTCGTCCGGCACCCGACGTCGCTGATGCTGCCGACCCCGGACGTGCTTCGCCGCGCGAAGCAGATCATGCGGGCGCGGGACTGCGAAGCCGTCTGGTTCGGCGCTGCCGCGCCGCTCGCGCTGCTCGGGCATCCGCTGCGCCGGGCCGGGGCGCGGCGGGTCGTGGCGTCCACGCACGGCCACGAGGTCGGCTGGTCGATGCTGCCCGGCTCCCGGCAGGCGCTGCGGCGCATCGGCGACACCGTGGACGTCGTCACCTACGTCAGCCGGTACACGCGCGGCCGGTTCGCCGCCGCCTTCGGCCCGATGGCCGGGCTGGAGCTGCTGCCGTCCGGGGTGGACACCGAGCTGTACAAACCGGACCCGGCGGGCCGGGCGGAAATCCGGGCGCGGCACGGCCTTGCCGGCCGGCCGACCGTCGTGTGCGTGTCGCGGCTCGTCCCGCGCAAGGGCCAGGACCAGCTGATCCGCGCGCTGCCGAAGATCCGCGAACGCGTGCCGGACGCGGCGCTGCTGATCGTCGGCGGCGGCCCGTATCGCGCGACGCTCACCAAGCTGGTCGTGGAGCTGGGCCTGGAACGGGACGTCGTGCTCACCGGGTCGGTGCCGTGGGCCGAACTGCCCGCGCACTACGCCGCCGGCGACGTCTTCGCGATGCCGGCCCGTACCCGCGGCAAGGGCCTCGACGTCGAAGGTCTCGGCATCGTCTACCTGGAGGCGTCGGCGACCGGCCTGCCCGTCGTCGCCGGCAACTCCGGCGGCGCGCCCGAGGCCGTGCTCGACGAGGTCACCGGGCACGTCGTCGAGGGCCGGGACGTCGACCAGCTCGGCGACACCGTCGCGAGCCTGCTCGCGGACCCGGTGCGCGCGCGGCGGATGGGCGAGGCCGGGCGGGCCTGGGTGACCGCGAACTGGCGGTGGGACGTCATGGCCGGCCGGCTGTCCGGGCTGCTGGACGGCGACCCGGTGGCCGTCGTCCGCTGA
- a CDS encoding SRPBCC family protein, which produces MTSSVGKTADVGWNIGVSRTLPYPAEAVWDFLVSREGVAIWLGPGVELPREPGARYETANGTAGEIRSYVEGDRVRLTWRPSDWDHDSTVQVRLSGSGAKTTVRFHQEWLADAEERTRQRAYWQDVTERVVAALAER; this is translated from the coding sequence ATGACTTCTTCAGTGGGGAAAACGGCCGACGTGGGCTGGAACATCGGGGTTTCGCGGACCTTGCCGTACCCGGCGGAGGCGGTGTGGGACTTCCTGGTCAGCCGCGAGGGCGTGGCGATCTGGCTGGGTCCCGGCGTCGAGCTGCCGCGCGAGCCGGGCGCGCGGTACGAGACAGCGAACGGCACGGCCGGGGAGATCCGCAGCTACGTCGAAGGCGACCGGGTGCGGCTGACGTGGCGGCCGAGCGACTGGGACCACGACTCGACGGTCCAGGTGCGGCTCAGCGGGTCGGGCGCCAAGACGACGGTGCGGTTCCACCAGGAATGGCTTGCGGACGCGGAAGAACGCACGCGACAGCGGGCATACTGGCAGGACGTGACCGAGCGCGTGGTGGCAGCGCTCGCCGAGCGCTGA
- a CDS encoding NlpC/P60 family protein, whose amino-acid sequence MQSHPVRRVVSGALAAASVITLVTVAQPTATAAPVPVLQAPPTGSDALAQYRDLAAQAEKLNEDLLKAQDDLKAKQGELDKATNDVNAAKDQAAKAAENQKKYQAEVDKFAGASFTSGVQLNKLSALLAGTSTQDFLDRSSALEVIATDKNAAMGNLTGAVRQATDAANKAADAAKRAQDARDAAAKLTDDIKAKQKSLDDQIAQLKAANKSLSALDKAAQNDRGGSAPGLKAPTAAAQTALDAALSKLGSPYSWGATGPNQFDCSGLMLWAYKQAGITLPRSSREQSTFGAAVPRDQLQPGDLVFYYSPVSHVGMYLGDGKMVHAPDTGDVVKISPLQSQYAGARRPTA is encoded by the coding sequence GTGCAGTCGCATCCAGTCAGGCGCGTGGTGTCAGGTGCCCTCGCCGCGGCTTCGGTGATCACCCTCGTCACCGTGGCCCAGCCGACGGCCACCGCCGCCCCCGTCCCCGTCCTCCAGGCCCCGCCGACCGGTTCGGACGCCCTCGCCCAGTACCGCGACCTCGCGGCACAGGCCGAAAAGCTCAACGAAGACCTGCTGAAGGCCCAGGACGACCTGAAGGCCAAGCAGGGTGAGCTCGACAAGGCCACCAACGACGTCAACGCGGCGAAGGACCAGGCCGCGAAGGCAGCCGAGAACCAGAAGAAGTACCAGGCCGAGGTCGACAAGTTCGCCGGCGCGTCGTTCACCAGCGGGGTCCAGCTGAACAAGCTGTCCGCGCTGCTGGCCGGCACGTCCACCCAGGACTTCCTCGACCGCTCGTCGGCGCTGGAAGTCATCGCGACGGACAAGAACGCCGCGATGGGCAATCTCACCGGCGCCGTCCGGCAGGCCACCGACGCGGCCAACAAGGCCGCCGACGCCGCGAAGCGCGCGCAGGACGCGCGGGACGCCGCGGCGAAGCTCACCGACGACATCAAAGCCAAGCAGAAGTCGCTGGACGACCAGATCGCCCAGCTGAAGGCGGCCAACAAGAGCCTGAGCGCCCTCGACAAGGCCGCCCAGAACGACCGCGGCGGCTCCGCGCCCGGCCTCAAGGCCCCCACCGCGGCCGCCCAGACCGCGCTGGACGCGGCGCTGAGCAAGCTCGGCAGCCCCTACTCGTGGGGTGCCACCGGGCCGAACCAGTTCGACTGCTCGGGCCTGATGCTGTGGGCCTACAAGCAGGCGGGCATCACGCTCCCGCGGTCCAGCCGCGAGCAGTCCACCTTCGGCGCCGCGGTGCCGCGGGACCAGCTGCAGCCGGGCGACCTCGTGTTCTACTACTCGCCCGTTTCGCACGTCGGCATGTACCTCGGCGACGGCAAGATGGTCCACGCGCCCGACACGGGCGACGTCGTGAAGATCTCGCCGCTGCAGAGCCAGTACGCGGGGGCGCGCCGCCCGACGGCGTGA
- a CDS encoding uridine kinase, whose protein sequence is MRYRPISPAVLAEELTERIAALPGRRIAVAVDGAAGATETAELADALVDPLRLRGRAALRVSARDFLRPASLRFEHGRTNPEARYTDWLDIGALRREVLDPLREGGSGEILPSLWDAERDRATRAKRVPVPEGGVVLVDGELLLGAGLAFDLAVHLWLSPAALRRRVPDAWAIPAYERYEAEADPSSLADVVVRVDDPRHPALYTP, encoded by the coding sequence GTGCGCTACCGCCCGATTTCCCCCGCCGTGCTCGCCGAAGAACTGACCGAACGCATCGCCGCGCTCCCCGGGCGGCGGATCGCGGTCGCCGTCGACGGCGCGGCCGGGGCGACGGAGACCGCCGAGCTCGCCGACGCCCTGGTCGACCCGCTGCGGCTGCGCGGCCGGGCGGCCCTGCGCGTCTCGGCGCGCGACTTCCTGCGTCCGGCGTCGCTGCGGTTCGAGCACGGCCGCACCAACCCCGAGGCCCGCTACACCGACTGGCTCGACATCGGCGCCCTCCGCCGCGAAGTCCTCGACCCGCTTCGAGAAGGCGGGTCCGGCGAAATCCTGCCGTCGTTGTGGGACGCCGAACGCGACCGCGCGACGCGCGCGAAGCGGGTGCCGGTGCCCGAAGGCGGGGTCGTCCTCGTCGACGGTGAGCTGCTGCTCGGTGCCGGCCTGGCCTTCGACCTCGCCGTGCACCTGTGGCTCTCCCCCGCCGCCCTGCGCCGCCGCGTCCCGGACGCCTGGGCGATCCCGGCCTACGAGCGCTACGAAGCCGAAGCCGACCCCAGCTCGCTGGCCGACGTCGTCGTGCGCGTCGACGACCCGCGGCACCCGGCGCTCTACACGCCGTGA